ctccgatatgcaagatataaaagtaatcacaaacatattcgtctcatcgtttgtgattcaaatATATCCTCTTtcgccgtgtcgattaagattattgtgagttgattgataatactagtctattcttcgggaatataagtctgggttatcaattggttttgttcaccttgatttatcaaaatacggaacaaaacttgtaggtatttatatgggagacagatttatcaattaccgtagacttttctgtgtgatatagatttgtttataaaatctttgactttgggtcgtagcaacttttagttgtggatgagatcagttaagagaatcaagtgcgtagtatcctgctgggataagagacataaggagcttaactgtaccttggatcagtgtgagattaattggggttcaactacagtccagaccgaagttagtttgtagtaggctattgtctgtagcggcttaatacagtgtgtgttcaatctaggactgtcaatgggtacccgtaACCCGGAACAGGAACCGAACCCGGTAGTTTTGGGTCTGGTTTCGGGTCcgaaagttggacccattaacagCTTAATACCCCACGGGTAGTTAACCGATTGGACCCGAAtgtaaacgggtccaaacgggtaatacccgttggtaCCCGCCGGTATCGGGTACccggttattcattcttttatttatgtttttagaaaaattacaagtattttgtaagttttcgctttgatttttttttcatttttcatttttctattaCACTTAACCTTTATTTAGtgcattaataaataaataataataagtttttataaaaataatttagatcCAAGCCAAAAGGAgaaaatattaagtttttgatgtttttttatagttttcttaATACCCAATAGGTACTCGGAACCGACGGATACCCGCGTTTTCAAACAGGTCCGGTTTTGGGTCCACAAATTTAAGAACCGAACCCGATATTTATAAGTAGAGTCcaggtctagtgatacccgggaggataCGAACCCGTTGATACCCCtagttcaatctgtactaggtcccggggtttttctgcatttgcgattttctcgttacaaaacttctggtgtttgtgttatttctatttcgcattatattttgttatataattgaaatatcacaggttgtgcgtttgaatcaatcaggaaatccaacctttggtttttgattgaaattgattgttccttgaacattggtctctggtaccgttcaagtgatttctcttgtattcaattagactcgcaaatttctatttgcttgagtgagaattgaatcgagaaaactctttgatatacttcattaagattgattctagttgattctcttaaaagtatattggagttagtccatacagattgctaataaaaatattgggcgtggttgtgaTACAtaacaccatagtattgttgtgaaagttgtgatacaattgaactttgatgttgtgtaataatactatgacactgtataacaatgattgagagcatttgttttctcattgctatcgctacgtatcttcaacaactatgatgcggaGTTGAACACGTTGAGagtcatggagtacttggaagtgacgaatatttcgagtcgcgttgaagatgcgcgccaaggagatcaagcatttggagagaagctacaaagttttatttgttttttaatccatatgtattgatatttttttcactaaaattgataaagggggagattgttacagCATTGCtcaatcgaactcgcatgcgtttctatctcaagcatgtttgtcaatgttagtgatcaaaaatataagtctcgatttctagtcttgttagagcattgctcggtcgaactcacatgcgtttctatatcaagcatgtttgtcaatattagtgatcaaaactatatgtcttgatttctagtatacttatgtctaaatctcggtctaggatagttaggaataactgagctccagactccatgacgattatATTGCAAagactaagaactactcaaggaaccggtggaacttcatccgaccaaaaggtatgtggagacttgaaatcattttttcactcaaaagtctatctactctatctcctactcttgagagaacagtcgtataagtatgatatttttcatagatacacatttgttatttcgagccgagtttactcgctaatatttttctcgaaatacgtgttggttaGCTTttactttaaccattttcatctttacccgtgacaaaagtcatgatgacgtttcaatcttgaaaatatctttgatgacgatagtcgattctttatgtctaacgactgttataacattatagaagaatgtttcaatgattgaaatacagagttgagaatatgtaaccacctatggatgtaagcatttagtgtgttcacacatttgtgtataaatccatgtgtcggaaaccaagtgcgtgcatatgtgtgcatgcggtattggttaaggagacaatttgggtatgcgtacccgtacgcatactggcggaaatttaCGTCtgtgaaattctgctgggtttgaagtttacgaactcaaaaacctgtcaccttaggtatgtgtacccgtatgcgtactggcggaactttttcacccgaaaaagtctgttgagtttggaaactaaaactaaCTCAAAATCCGATagataaggtacgcatacccgtacgcgtacccaagatggttatttctcaaatcggtagttcatggacttaaaacaataaattataaggaattcaATATTTgcaaccgtgggtatattgttcatgaattgattcaaatgaatcaaactgattttgtttcaattgtgtctatgtataaagacctaagtaattgaacaactcttgaactagttcttataagtcatttgaactagttatgagaaagatgaatatagttgatatgaaagcactcatatggccaTCCATTGgtgaaccatttgtgaaccaaccaatgtacacgtttagataAAGTTACTCGaacctaaatgaatacacttcatttgtgtgtgtgacaatctaagtttcgaactaacggttgaaagatattagctaggataaatcaggtttttcatctaacggtgattattgaatgatttgttaccaaggtgttgatggtggattttattttaggattaaaattgtaaaaccaaatttatgcgttggcatcctgcaaaggataaaaccactgataagtgatgaatacttcttcactttacaaattcacctagaatggagcatgtgactacaatcccagtattctgtgaattaaatacacaaaattcatccaggttggagcatgtatcaacaatcccatataccctatgaattaatagcattattaattaatgcgtgattagccttgtatttcatgtgttgttcccgcagaactctcattattagtgcggcatgacgactgagtgttactctcagcatagtaacacgaatctccaagtgtcaataatgaggcatgcacgaaatacccgtataggccataactctcggtgtgttatactagcccgattgagcaaatttcctaagggaaatttGGACtgcccatatcagtctcagaaaatatcacgaccacacaagttggccgcatgatttaacctgcctagacgaaccctagcaggagcaggaaaccacaaatatgacatgtgcaagacagttttagctcacagcaaatggatatgtcaatctagctttcaaaggcacaatcctagcactggtaACAACTAAacacatgtgataagagtgtaaagtgtatctatacATGTTAAGAATGATCAGAAGTTATGACTGCCACTCGCTAAGAGATagttttttaggctaagaactgaattcaaagccaagctagttgtccgactttacgagaattgtgaatgttcacccaagagttggtgatatttcagtttacccgcgttgtacatcgatggctgcaccctccttgcttattacaataaataacaagaagatgactcttatttacatagactactctcttttatttttgaggcaagagagaaacattgtctttaacatgacaaaatatGGAACttgatattttttgtatttttctgatatttttttgatttttttttatatttttttatatttttaacttTACAaaatagtgacacttttgatacacgacaaaaaggaaaaataattacatgctcttagcaagaggtagccctttttgatgcaccggtcaaattcaatggttgattTTCTTAACGTAACCTCCAACATCTATCCCagacaaccaaagaacaagctagtcatgtttcattcagtattctagatgattggaAGTCTACTTAACCGATAAAACACCTAcctgaggctatacatgtattgatagatcgtgcatgtgcaaatttcttatcaacatgtgaattatgctagaatcaggggtgcctcatcatctagactaagaatcctaatttTACATACATggaatcaacatttcaaggtaaatgagctcgatttttaattttttaattttttttttaatctatatGGCATAGTTCAGTTTCTAAATATGGTGACACTCAAGGTATCTATTCCTCaccccccaaacctaaactaaacattgtcctcaatgattCTAATGATAAACGGATATAAAACTGTATATAGCAGGACAAACATGCTGAGtttgagaaaaaggaaagagattacccgatttgacgaaagaaagaactGAACTCCATTATCcacggctagaatccaacatttttcagCTGAGAGtacattggattagcacaatatatacaagagaaACATAAGATTCAACTGAGACATTACCTACTTGATTATATACAAGAGaatttcaccatacaccaacaatctaaagagtcCAAAAGATGAAGTGTAGAGATTTCAACAGCCTCACACAGTTAAAATAGGATAGCAGTGCAAGTGAGGCTGCAAaaaaaaatgagctacccccaaacctggattttacactggatatactattggatacaaaatctcgcattTTTggaggttcatcatgcacaaggtctaactcaaaatgaactttgctaggaaCAGGTAGACATGCATATTCTAATTGTGGCTTCTCAacggtattgtatttagatgcaaaatagtccaagaggacttgggaagcacacagttccagacAGAGATTAAgtattctcagaaaagttggtttgacaatattggtacaaaccaaatctaggttgggtgtaCGGTCATCAGGCTGTGACTTATgcaggaagataggcacatcattattagtcacatcaatatctcctaagtcatctgaaagtgtcacaacatgctcacagtcatcacacaaatcagaatcatcaacatcatcaacagatttattctcatgcatcgtcAAATCAGGAgaaacatcacatgtatatggaatactagaagaaacatcattcatgaaggtcgaggcagaggagcctaatgtatttgaacccaaaggttccacactattttcagcatagacatgttcttctaacataacataacatcatcatcatcatcataacaagGATGCCATTCCCTACTCGTAACTATAGTGTCTCtagtccactcatttacctctatattaggttcatgttcaatattaCTAGCATGAGTAGAATTATAAACACTATTTTCAGAATCAAATTCATTAGGGATAACAGACATCTCATGGTGaaattcttcctctccttcatttTGTATATGAAGCATAAtttgatctaaatatgcatgaattcgtctTATGCAGGGAGAGTCTTCAGCAATCTGATACATGGGTTCCTGGTCATTAGAGTTTATCAAAAACTGAtcgcaaccttcgaaaggttgattatggttcCAATGACTACCAGTATCATAATCTGTGggtatttcataccttggatttccTCTAGACTGCCTAAAATCATGTGCAACAtagcaattctcaacagggtggtatAACCTACCACATATGGCACAAGCATAGATCTCAGGTTGCCTAGGTGAATCAGATGTGACAGAGTTCTCATGCATTTCCATTTCTAAAGCAGTGACTCTAGCTTCTAATTGATCAAAAAGTgttgattgtgtgagtgaggcatcaACAAAATGTTCATATTCTCTCCGTGGAggatgatacatgtgtgcatagttattagggttcatgtattgaggttcaagactatgaaaatgtccataataatccctataactattgacatcatggtctgtcgGAGGC
This portion of the Papaver somniferum cultivar HN1 chromosome 11, ASM357369v1, whole genome shotgun sequence genome encodes:
- the LOC113320798 gene encoding uncharacterized protein LOC113320798 codes for the protein MSGFWSATGDSNKSIRELAYGHTSHYKPPTDHDVNSYRDYYGHFHSLEPQYMNPNNYAHMYHPPRREYEHFVDASLTQSTLFDQLEARVTALEMEMHENSVTSDSPRQPEIYACAICGRLYHPVENCYVAHDFRQSRGNPRYEIPTDYDTGSHWNHNQPFEGCDQFLINSNDQEPMYQIAEDSPCIRRIHAYLDQIMLHIQNEGEEEFHHEMSVIPNEFDSENSVYNSTHASNIEHEPNIEVNEWTRDTIVTSREWHPCYDDDDDVMLC